A segment of the Candidatus Omnitrophota bacterium genome:
TTCCAACAGCCGGGCATTGGCCTGCCGGGAGCGGTGGCGCTGCTCGCTTTTCTGATTTTCTTTTGGGGACACTCCATCGCGGGACTGGCGGGGTGGGAAGGTCCCATTCTCATGATGATAGGCATTTTGCTTCTGACGGCGGAATTGCTTCTCATTCCCGGCTTCGGCTTTACCGGCATCGCGGGCATTCTATGCATTATCGCCTCCGTCGTCGTTACTCTATTGCAGCGGGCGCCTACTAGTCCCCACTTTTACGAAACGTTTACCTGGACGGACCTCTATTCCGCACTGATAGTTACGCTTGTTTCCATGTTGTGCGGTCTGGCGGGAGCATTGGCCATTCCCATTCTCTTTCCTTTTATGGTAAGGTCTCCCGTAGGCAGCTGGTTGGTGCTGCATGAGCGCGAAGACCGATCCCGCGGCTATCACGCCGCCGCCGAACGCCAGGAGGAATTCATGGGCAAGAGGGGCGTCGCCAAAACGACGCTGCGCCCCGCCGGCATCGCCGAAATCGATGGGAAGCGGGTGGACGTCGTCAGCCAGGGAGGTTTTGTTCCTCCGAATTCCGCAGTGGAAGTGGTCAAAGTCGAAGGCCGAAGAGTCGTCGTGAAAAGCGTTTAAATTCGCGCTTATCGCCGTTTCGCGAATGGAGAGTTCTGGTAATGTGGATATATATCGCCTTGCTGATTCTGATCGGCTTTTTTTTGCTTTTTGCGGAATTATTCGTTCCCGGCGGCATTTTGGGAGTTATCGGCGTCGGCGCGATGGGTGCAGCGGTCTGGCTGTGCTTTACCCATTACGGACCGCAGGAAGGATTTTTCGTTTTGCTTTTCTGCGTCGTCGGCGTCGTGGTATTCGCCATCGTTGCGTTTAAATTAATTCCTCATACCTTTGTGGGACGCTGGTTGATTTTAGATAAAAAAATTTGCCGGGAAGACGGCGTCGGCCCCAGCAATCTCGATAAAGAAAATCTTGTCGGGAAGGAAGGCGTCGCCGAAAGCGGATTGCGTCCATCGGGCATCGCCGTCATCGGCGGCAACCGGTACGATGTGGTTACGGAAGGAGAATACATTCTTCCCCGCTGCCGCATCCGCGTACTGCGGGTGGACAGCAACCGTATCGTTGTAGGCCAGGCCTGATGCGATTCGGCTAGGAATTTTCTTATATTTTTGTGATAATAGACAAAAAATGATCTTAATGCGAAAAGAAAAAGCCGGACGCCGTCAAACGGCGCCAAGGAGATGAATCATGCAGCCCTTTATCGTCGCAGGAGTAATATTCTTCTTTATTCTCTTTATCGTTTTCCTTTATTTCATTCCGATCCGTCTATGGGTCGCCGCCTTGACCGCCAAGGTTGACGTTTCGTTGACTTCTCTCATTGGCATGAGGCTGCGCCGCGTGCCGCCCAGCGTCATCATCAATCCCTTAATCAACGCCACCAAGGCGGGTTTGACCGTTACGTGCGATCAATTGGAGGCCCATTACCTTTCGGGCGGTCACGTCTATCAGGTTACTCAAGCGTTGATTTCCGCCGATAAAGCGAATATCCCCCTCTCCTTCGAACGGGCGGCCGCCATCGATTTGGCGGGGCGCGACGTTTTCGAAGCCGTGCAGATGTCCGTGCGGCCCAAGGTTATCGACGCTCCCGATCCGACGAAAGGTTCCGATAAAGTGGCGGCAGTGGCGATGGACGGAATTCAACTATGGGCCAAAGCCAGGGTTACGGTAAAGGCCAATCTCGACCGCCTTGTCGGCGGCGCGACGGAAGAGACCATCATCGCCCGCGTCGGCGAAGGCATCGTCACCACCATCGGCTCCGCGACTTCGCACAAGCAGGTTTTGGAAAATCCCGATTTGATCTCCAAGAAAGTGCTGGAAAAAGGACTCGATTCCGGA
Coding sequences within it:
- a CDS encoding NfeD family protein — translated: MWIYIALLILIGFFLLFAELFVPGGILGVIGVGAMGAAVWLCFTHYGPQEGFFVLLFCVVGVVVFAIVAFKLIPHTFVGRWLILDKKICREDGVGPSNLDKENLVGKEGVAESGLRPSGIAVIGGNRYDVVTEGEYILPRCRIRVLRVDSNRIVVGQA
- the floA gene encoding flotillin-like protein FloA (flotillin-like protein involved in membrane lipid rafts); the encoded protein is MQPFIVAGVIFFFILFIVFLYFIPIRLWVAALTAKVDVSLTSLIGMRLRRVPPSVIINPLINATKAGLTVTCDQLEAHYLSGGHVYQVTQALISADKANIPLSFERAAAIDLAGRDVFEAVQMSVRPKVIDAPDPTKGSDKVAAVAMDGIQLWAKARVTVKANLDRLVGGATEETIIARVGEGIVTTIGSATSHKQVLENPDLISKKVLEKGLDSGTGFEILSIDVADVDVGNNIGAKLQIDQANADKQIAQAKAEERKAMALATEQEMKSRTQEMRARVVEAEAQVPLAISEALRSGRLGVLDYYHLKNIMADTHMRETIAQPPDASLPPPTA